Proteins from a single region of Salvelinus sp. IW2-2015 linkage group LG4p, ASM291031v2, whole genome shotgun sequence:
- the LOC111960584 gene encoding protein FosB-like yields the protein MQLFWKETKSILPEHNKEHINAGDNTLTPGTVGFSLGSAREMFQGFPGDFDSVSRGSSSPSIESQYFSSVDSFGSPPASASQDCVSAGGGVGVSSGSGGSSGGVDMPGSFVPTVTAITSSQDLQWMVQPTLISSQASGQSGMGTSTMTQSVSLVDPYDLPGPSYSSGSGFTPAGSDTPGPGPAPGPIRQSRTRSRRVRDESVSDDGDVGVFLTPEEQEKRRVRRERNKLAAAKCRNRRRELTDRLQGETDILEEEKSELEAEISELQKEKERLEFVLVAHQPSCKIPYQEQQASGSTQLQHQPLLPQQAPVSIVGLTVEDTFYLPPAYTSQPSTSQQQQQQQQQQQQQVQQQQVHPQPGMMQEVAFSSSFYGSSEPAPGGPCLVADCGGGGHNDGAAAGSYNPSYTSSFVFSYPEGACGVSANQRNSSSEQSSDSLNSPSLLAL from the exons ATGCAACTTTTTTGGAAAGAGACCAAGAGCATCTTACCGGAGCACAATAAGGAACACATTAACG CAGGTGACAACACACTCACTCCGGGAACTGTAGGTTTCTCTCTCGGCTCCGCCCGGGAAATGTTCCAGGGATTCCCCGGTGACTTTGATTCCGTCTCCCGTGGAAGTTCGTCCCCATCTATTGAGTCTCAGTACTTTTCCTCCGTGGACTCCTTCGGGAGCCCGCCGGCCAGTGCCTCACAG gATTGTGTGTCTGCTGGAGGCGGGGTAGGGGTAAGCAGTGGTTCCGGGGGCAGCAGTGGAGGAGTGGATATGCCAGGCTCCTTTGTGCCCACAGTCACAGCCATCACCAgcagccaggacctgcagtggATGGTGCAGCCAACTCTCATCTCGTCCCAGGCCTCTGGGCAGAGTGGGATGGGGACCTCTACTATGACCCAGTCTGTGTCCCTGGTAGACCCTTATGATCTGCCAGGGCCCAGTTATTCCTCTGGCTCAGGTTTTACTCCCGCAGGCTCTGATACCCCGGGGCCAGGCCCAGCCCCGGGCCCCATCCGTCAGTCCAGGACCCGTAGCCGCCGTGTACGAGACGAGTCTGTGAGTGACGATGGagatgttggtgtgttt TTGACTccagaggagcaggagaagagacgTGTTCGACGCGAGAGGAACAAGCTGGCAGCCGCCAAATGCCGAAACCGCCGGCGcgaactgactgacagactgcaGGGG gaGACTGACATCCTGGAGGAGGAGAAGTCTGAGCTGGAGGCTGAGATCTCTGAGCTGCAGAAGGAGAAGGAGCGCCTGGAGTTTGTCCTGGTGGCTCACCAGCCCAGCTGCAAGATCCCCTACCAGGAGCAGCAGGCCTCTGGCTCCACACAGCTCCAGCATCAGCCCTTACTGCCCCAACAGGCCCCCGTCTCCATCGTGGGCTTGACTGTGGAGGACACTTTCTACCTGCCTCCCGCCTACACCTCGCAGCCCTCCACttcacagcagcaacaacaacagcagcagcagcagcaacagcaggtTCAACAGCAGCAGGTTCATCCGCAGCCGGGGATGATGCAGGAGGTAGCGTTTTCTAGTTCTTTCTATGGCTCAAGCGAGCCTGCGCCGGGTGGGCCGTGCCTGGTGGCCGACTGTGGGGGTGGTGGTCACAATGATGGCGCGGCCGCTGGCAGCTACAACCCTTCATACACATCTTCATTTGTGTTCAGCTACCCAGAGGGAGCCTGCGGGGTCAGCGCTAACCAGAGAAACAGCAGCAGCGAGCAGTCCTCTGATTCCCTGAACTCGCCCTCGCTGCTCGCTCTCTGA